A DNA window from Aspergillus nidulans FGSC A4 chromosome I contains the following coding sequences:
- a CDS encoding Na(+)-exporting P-type ATPase enaA (transcript_id=CADANIAT00007424) produces the protein MGEETEQKGHVQPLSRPAHTLSPDEILRELKVNSEEGLTAAEAKKRLELFGPNELEGGEGVSLAKIIIRQIANAMMLVLIIAMAVSFGIESWIEGGVIGAVIGLNIVVGVYQDYAAEKTMDSLRNLSSPTGVATRDGKTNTIPATEIVPGDMIELKVGDTVPADVRLVDAMNFETDEALLTGESLPVQKEVDVTFAEDTGPGDRLNIAYSSSTVTRGRARGVVIGTGMKTEIGAIAAALHANDSKRRPVKRGPGGETKKRWYVQAWTLTATDAVGRFLGINVGTPLQRKLSKLALLLFGIAVVFAIVVMGANEMRNDKEVIIYAVATGLAMIPACLVVVLTITMAVGTKQMVERHVIVRRLDSLEALGAVTNICSDKTGTLTQGKMVAKRAWIPSLGTYSVGSSNNPLDPTEGELSLLPDPPVKLERDARGDPADPAELIKDNKILEDYLNVASMANLAVVHRSEGNEWQARGEPTDIAIQVFAHRFNWGRERWTKGEKPIWRQKAEYPFDSTVKKMSVIFAREDDSEKGRQMVFTKGAVERVIDSCTTILWTRNEDPIPMSEDIKSQILQNMEALAKEGLRVLCLASREFDTPIANSEEVPPREEVEKDLVFCGLVGLYDPPRPETAGAIEECYRAGISVHMVTGDHPGTARAIAAQVGIIPANMDGIAKDVADAMVMTASQFDKLTDEEIDDLPTLPLVIARCAPTTKVRMIDALHRRGRYAAMTGDGVNDSPSLKRADVGIAMGEAGSDVAKDASELVLTDDNFASIINGIEEGRRIFDNIQKFVLHLLAENVGLALTLLIGLVFKDEAGQSVFPIAPVEILWIIMITSGAPDMGLGMEVAAPDVMDRPPQSKQGIFTWEIIVDMLVYGVWMAALCLTAFSLVLYVWGDGNLARGCNANYSQECDTVFRARATTFVCMTWFALFLAWEMINMRRSFFRMQPGSKKYFTQWMHDVWRNKFLFCGVMLGFVTTFPVLYIPVINDVVFMHTGISWEWGVVVVEAILFFAGVELWKWCKRIYFRRESVQNRNKVDVYRGPQDFSRYTTMSRSETQATGDFKAEQNIV, from the exons ATGGGAGAGGAGACCGAACAGAAGGGGCATGTGCAGCCCTTATCCCGGCCGGCACATACTCTCTCGCCCGATGAAATCTTGCGCGAACTCAAAGTGAACTCGGAGGAGGGTCTCACTGCCGCTGAAGCGAAGAAGCGGCTGGAGCTGTTTGGACCCAATGAACTCGAAGGTGGTGAAGGTGTTTCGCTTGCGAAAATTATTATTAGACAGATTGCCAAtgcgatgatgctg GTCCTTATCATCGCAATGGCCGTCAGTTTCGGGATTGAGTCCTGGATTGAGGGTGGTGTTATTGGCGCCGTTATCGGACTCAACATTGTTGTAGGCGTGTATCAGGACTATGCCGCTGAGAAGACCATGGACTCCCTTCGGAACCTGAGTTCACCCACCGGTGTAGCCACGCGCGATGGCAAAACGAACACTATCCCTGCTACCGAAATCGTCCCTGGAGACATGATTGAACTTAAAGTCGGAGACACTGTCCCGGCTGATGTTAG ACTTGTGGACGCCATGAACTTCGAAACAGACGAGGCGCTGTTAACCGGCGAATCGCTGCCCGTGCAGAAAGAGGTCGATGTGACTTTTGCTGAAGACACCGGCCCCGGTGACCGCCTGAATATCGCATATAGCTCTTCAACAGTTACTCGTGGACGAGCACGCGGAGTCGTCATCGGCACAGGAATGAAAACTGAAATTGGTgctattgctgctgctctaCACGCAAACGACTCCAAAAGACGCCCAGTTAAGCGTGGCCCCGGAGGTGAGACCAAGAAGCGTTGGTACGTGCAGGCTTGGACCCTGACTGCCACGGATGCTGTTGGTCGGTTCCTGGGCATCAACGTCGGAACACCTCTTCAACGTAAACTTTCCAAgctggctttgcttctctttggaATCGCCGTTGTCTTCGCAATCGTTGTCATGGGCGCCAACGAAATGCGCAATGACAAGGAAGTCATTATCTATGCAGTCGCTACTGGCCTTGCGATGATTCCGGCTTGCTTGGTGGTGGTTTTGACAATCACAATGGCGGTGGGAACAAAGCAAATGGTTGAGAGACATGTCATTGTCCGGAGACTTGATTCCCTAGAGGCTCTTGGTGCTGTGACTAACATCTGCTCAGACAAAACTGGAACTCTTACCCAGGGAAAGATGGTCGCCAAAAGGGCGTGGATACCATCTCTGGGAACGTATTCAGTGGGATCTTCCAATAACCCGTTGGATCCTACCGAGGGTGAACTAAGCCTCTTGCCTGATCCTCCTGTTAAGCTTGAGCGCGATGCGCGAGGAGACCCTGCAGATCCGGCTGAACTGATCAAGGATAATAAGATCCTGGAGGACTATCTCAAtgtggcttccatggccaatCTTGCCGTTGTCCACAGGTCTGAAGGAAATGAATGGCAGGCTCGTGGTGAGCCAACCGACATAGCGATCCAGGTCTTCGCACACCGCTTCAACTGGGGACGTGAACGCTGGACGAAGGGCGAGAAGCCAATCTGGCGTCAGAAGGCTGAGTACCCCTTTGACTCGACCGTCAAGAAGATGTCCGTAATTTTCGCCCGGGAAGATGACTCTGAAAAGGGTCGTCAAATGGTTTTTACGAAAGGTGCCGTGGAGCGAGTCATCGATTCTTGCACGACCATTCTCTGGACCCGTAACGAAGATCCCATCCCCATGAGCGAAGATATCAAGAGCCAAATTCTGCAAAATATGGAAGCCCTGGCGAAGGAAGGTCTTCGAGTCTTGTGCTTGGCTAGTCGTGAATTTGATACTCCTATCGCCAACAGCGAAGAAGTACCCCCTCGCGAGGAAGTCGAAAAGGATCTCGTTTTCTGCGGCTTGGTCGGCCTCTACGATCCGCCTAGGCCTGAGACAGCTGGCGCCATCGAAGAGTGCTACCGAGCTGGAATATCTGTTCACATGGTTACTGGCGATCACCCTGGCACCGCACGAGCCATCGCCGCTCAAGTCGGTATCATCCCCGCCAACATGGATGGGATTGCTAAAGACGTCGCAGACGCGATGGTCATGACAGCCAGTCAATTTGACAAATTGACGGATGAAGAGATCGACGACTTGCCCACATTGCCCCTGGTTATCGCTAGATGCGCACCTACAACCAAGGTCCGTATGATTGACGCTTTGCATCGTCGTGGCCGCTACGCTGCCATGACTGGTGACGGTGTCAACGACTCCCCATCCTTGAAGCGGGCAGATGTTGGTATTGCAATGGGAGAGGCGGGCTCTGATGTAGCAAAGGATGCTTCAGAGTTGGTCCTGACAGATGATAATTTCGCTTCAATCATCAACGGTATTGAAGAAGGTCGCCGAATTTTCGATAACATTCAGAAATTCGTCTTGCATCTGCTCGCGGAAAACGTTGGTCTTGCACTCACCCTTCTGATCGGCTTAGTGTTCAAGGACGAAGCTGGGCAGTCGGTCTTCCCTATTGCGCCCGTTGAGATTCTCTGGATTATCATGATTACCTCAGGCGCTCCTGATATGGGATTGGGAATGGAAGTTGCCGCTCCTGATGTCATGGACCGGCCGCCGCAAAGC AAACAAGGTATCTTCACCTGGGAAATCATCGTCGACATGCTAGTGTACGGAGTGTGGATGGCCGCTCTCTGTCTAACAGCTTTCTCGCTCGTCCTCTATGTCTGGGGCGACGGAAACCTTGCTCGCGGATGCAATGCCAACTATAGCCAGGAATGCGACACTGTCTTCCGAGCCCGTGCCACGACTTTCGTCTGTATGACCTGGTTTGCTCTGTTTCTCGCCTGGGAGATGATCAACATGCGCCGCAGCTTCTTCCGCATGCAGCCTGGTTCCAAGAAGTACTTCACCCAGTGGATGCATGATGTTTGGCGCAACAAGTTCCTCTTCTGCGGTGTTATGCTCGGCTTCGTCACAACCTTCCCAGTTCTCTATATTCCAGTTATCAATGATGTCGTCTTCATGCATACTGGAATCTCTTGGGAATGGGGCGTTGTTGTCGTGGAAGcaatcctcttctttgccggCGTCGAGCTCTGGAAGTGGTGTAAACGCATCTATTTCCGACGCGAGTCTGTTCAAAATAGGAACAAAGTCGATGTGTACCGTGGTCCTCAGGACTTCAGCCGCTACACGACTATGAGCCGTTCGGAAACCCAGGCTACTGGAGACTTCAAGGCGGAACAGAATATCGTTTGA
- a CDS encoding 5-aminolevulinate synthase bioF (transcript_id=CADANIAT00007427), with translation MGDSPKCLRDSLREALRRREDKLCRRKLTILPSSSVDFSSNDFLSLSTSPAYRARFLDILQQAPPLHPFASGGSRLLDGNSAYAEELENFIAAFHNAPSGLLFNSGYDANVGVFSSIPQPGDLIVYDELIHASAHEGMRLSRAGKRIKFPHSSPDGLRAVLQAEITADPRLLQGRRNVFIAFESVYSMDGDVAPIREFVEIVDQLLPYGNGYFLVDEAHATGVFGPRGSGVVQELGLEDRMFVRVHTFGKALASHGAIVLCCADTRDYLINYARSLIYTTALGFPFLASIRAAYELLVEGKTEQLQHKLGQLIAHFRTGLDNLNHKDSSTFEVEHFTNSPIFSLRSSVPRVLASVCQEQGYTVRAIMPPTVPAGKERVRVCLHAGNTVEEVDGLLETIATWLQRMEKQKARL, from the exons ATGGGCGATTCTCCAAAATGCCTTCGTGACTCACTGCGCGAGGCGTTACGTCGAAGGGAAGACAAGCTGTGCCGTCGAAAACTGACGATTCTACCTTCGTCTTCGGTTGATTTCTCATCAAACGACTTTTTGTCACTATCCACATCGCCAGCCTATCGAGCGCGGTTTTTGGATATTTTGCAACAAGCGCCGCCGTTGCACCCGTTTGCCAGCGGAGGGTCCCGCCTCCTAGACGGCAATTCAGCCTATgccgaagagctggagaacTTCATTGCCGCGTTCCACAATGCCCCGAGTGGCCTACTGTTCAATTCCGGATATGATGCCAATGTTGGCGTTTTCTCGAGTATCCCGCAACCCGGAGATCTGATAGTATACGATGAACTCATCCATGCCAGCGCGCATGAGGGCATGCGGCTCTCACGAGCAGGGAAGCGTATCAAGTTCCCTCATAGCTCTCCCGATGGCCTGAGAGCAGTACTGCAAGCAGAAATAACTGCAGATCCCCGACTTCTTCAGGGCCGCCGGAACGTTTTCATCGCCTTTGAATCCGTCTACAGTATGGACGGCGATGTTGCGCCTATTCGTGAGTTCGTAGAGATCGTGGACCAGCTTCTCCCTTACGGTAACGGATACTTCCTTGTGGATGAGGCGCATGCGACCGGCGTCTTTGGACCACGCGGTTCTGGGGTAGTCCAAGAGTTGGGACTGGAGGATCGTATGTTCGTCCGGGTACATACGTTCGGTAAAGCACTCGCTAGTCATGGAG CAATCGTATTGTGTTGTGCGGATACTAGAGACTACCTGATCAATTACGCTCGCAGCCTGATCTATACCACTGCCCTGGGATTTCCCTTTCTTGCTTCAATACGTGCTGCCTATGAACTACTCGTTGAGGGAAAAACTGAGCAG ctccagcacaaACTCGGACAACTGATTGCTCACTTCCGGACGGGGTTGGACAATCTCAACCACAAGGACTCGTCGACCTTTGAAGTTGAACATTTTACGAACTCACCCATATTTTCCCTTCGCAGCAGTGTGCCCCGTGTGCTCGCCAGCGTATGCCAGGAGCAGGGATATACCGTCCGTGCAATCATGCCGCCAACTGTTCCAGCAGGGAAAGAACGTGTACGCGTATGCTTGCACGCGGGAAACACGGTGGAGGAGGTCGACGGCCTCCTTGAGACCATTGCTACGTGGTTACAGCGGatggaaaagcaaaaggcTCGGTTATAG
- a CDS encoding biotin synthase (transcript_id=CADANIAT00007425), whose amino-acid sequence MSVSFTRSFPRAFIRSYGTVQSSPTAASFASRIPPALQEAVAATAPRTNWTRDEVQQIYETPLNQLTYAAAAVHRRFHDPSAIQMCTLMNIKTGGCSEDCSYCAQSSRYSTGLKATKMSPVDDVLEKARIAKANGSTRFCMGAAWRDMRGRKTSLKNVKQMVSGVREMGMEVCVTLGMIDADQAKELKDAGLTAYNHNLDTSREFYPTIITTRSYDERLKTLSHVRDAGINVCSGGILGLGEADSDRIGLIHTVSSLPSHPESFPVNALVPIKGTPLGDRKMISFDKLLRTVATARIVLPATIVRLAAGRISLTEEQQVACFMAGANAVFTGEKMLTTDCNGWDEDRAMFDRWGFYPMRSFEKETNAATPQQHVDSVAHESEKNPAAPAAEAL is encoded by the exons ATGTCTGTCTCGTTTACGCGGTCCTTTCCTAGGGCCTTCATAAGGTCATATGGCACCGTCCAGTCGTCGCCCACGGCCGCTTCCTTTGCGAGCAGAATCCCCCCGGCTCTCCAGGAGGCTGTTGCAGCCACTGCCCCGCGCACCAATTGGACTCGCGATGAAGTCCAGCAGATTTACGAGACCCCGTTGAATCAATTAACCTACGCTGCT GCCGCTGTCCACCGCCGCTTTCATGACCCGTCCGCAATCCAAATGTGCACGTTGATGAACATCAAGACCGGTGGATGCAGTGAAGATTGCTCCTACTGTGCACAGTCTTCTCGGTACAGCACTGGCCTCAAGGCCACCAAAATGAGCCCCGTCGACGACGTCCtcgagaaggcgaggattgCCAAAGCGAACGGGAGCACGCGTTTCTGTATGGGAGCGGCGTGGCGTGATATGCGGGGTCGTAAGACGAGTTTGAAGAATGTCAAGCAGATGGTATCTGGCGTTCGGGAAATGGGAATGGAAGTCTGCGTCACACTAGGCATGATTGATGCTGATCAGGCTAAGGAGCTGAAAGATGCCGGCCTGACAGCctacaaccacaacctcGATACTTCGCGCGAATTCTACCCCACAATCATCACAACCCGATCGTACGACGAACGACTAAAGACCTTGTCTCATGTCCGTGATGCGGGCATTAACGTCTGCTCTGGTGGTATTCTAGGTCTTGGTGAGGCTGACTCTGACCGCATCGGCCTCATCCACACGGTTTCGTCACTTCCCTCGCACCCGGAGTCTTTTCCCGTCAACGCCTTGGTTCCAATCAAGGGTACCCCGTTGGGTGACAGGAAAATGATCTCTTTCGATAAGCTCCTCCGCACTGTCGCGACTGCACGGATCGTCCTTCCCGCAACCATCGTCCGCCTCGCCGCCGGCCGCATTTCTCTCacagaggagcagcaggTTGCCTGCTTCATGGCTGGTGCAAACGCTGTCTTCACTGGAGAGAAGATGTTGACTACTGACTGCAACGGCTGGGACGAGGACCGCGCCATGTTTGACCGATGGGGCTTCTACCCCATGCGCAGCTTTGAGAAAGAGACTAACGCTGCCACCCCCCAGCAGCATGTTGACTCTGTTGCTCACGAGTCCGAGAAGAACCCCGCTGCGCCGGCCGCAGAAGCCCTATGA
- the bioDA gene encoding adenosylmethionine-8-amino-7-oxononanoate aminotransferase (transcript_id=CADANIAT00007426), whose amino-acid sequence MAPVGAALWRSLRAHQVYGANTDVGKTIVSTFLCNAVNRLKNQGKSAFLKPVSTGPLDEADDRHLQRHAPNTLTKCLYQFDEPVSPHIAAKTFAIPRDDEILSSVHRTLSDWANDGVGFALVETAGGVHSPGPNGNSQADLYRPLRLPIILVADSRLGGISSSISAYESLLLRGYDVHSVLLFKDDYYQNHEYLGNYFRGKSIPLVPVPAPPRRPQEQDPDSRARDLEALDKYYSSVTKSTDVVSLLDELVLKNKQRVEYLDEMASRAQKTIWYPFTQHHGMAAKDITPIDSAYDDFFQTYVTADRSAQQGRLQATFDGSASWWTQGLGHGNPGLALSAAYAAGRYGHVMFPGNIHEPALALAESLLKTVDNPRLQKVFYTDNGSTGMEVALKMGLRAACDRYGWDASKEQINILGLKGSYHGDTIGVMDCSEPSTYNQRVEWYRGRGHWFDFPLVKMSQGVWQVEVPATLQASLGGNQQFSSLDAVFDVESRVRSDAGQRYRKYILETIERLVTQEGKKFGALIMEPIILGAGGMLFCDPLFQRCLADVVRGNPQLFNRGRLTEPQPQTDLSWSGLPVIFDEVFTGLYRLGRKSSASFLGVNPDIAVNAKLLTGGLVPLCTTLASNEIFNAFTSPEKRDALLHGHSYTAHAVGCQVALDSLRTMNNMDEDGSWNDFKNDWKQPHAGDTARVWSVWSHKLLHNLSHAESVDGVFAIGSVLSISLKDAEGAGYTSTAAKGLQTRLAAGGPQFNVHSRVLGNVLYLMSSVTSKQETLRTIEGILREALL is encoded by the exons ATGGCACCTGTTGGTGCCGCGCTCTGGCGCTCCCTCCGCGCCCACCAAGTATACGGGGCGAACACTGACGTCGGCAAGACAATTGTATCAACATTTCTTTGCAATGCTGTTAATCGTCTGAAAAATCAAGGAAAGTCGGCGTTTTTGAAGCCGGTCTCGACGGGGCCATTGGATGAAGCGGATGACAG GCACCTGCAACGCCATGCTCCCAACACTTTGACAAAATGCCTCTATCAATTTGATGAACCCGTCAGCCCACATATCGCAGCTAAGACGTTCGCT ATTCCTCGAGATGACGAGATCCTTTCCTCTGTCCACAGGACCCTTTCCGACTGGGCCAACGACGGAGTCGGGTTCGCTCTGGTAGAAACGGCCGGTGGTGTTCACTCGCCGGGCCCCAATGGGAACTCCCAGGCCGACCTCTACCGACCTCTTCGGTTGCCCATCATCTTGGTCGCTGACTCCCGTCTTGGGGGAATCTCATCCTCTATATCCGCCTACGAGTCTCTCTTGCTCCGCGGATACGATGTCCACTCCGTCCTTCTATTTAAGGATGACTACTATCAGAATCATGAGTACTTGGGGAACTACTTCCGGGGCAAGAGCATACCGCTTGTCCCGGTGCCTGCACCGCCTCGGCGTCCGCAAGAGCAAGACCCCGACTCGCGAGCTCGCGATCTGGAAGCGTTGGACAAGTATTACAGCTCAGTTACAAAAAGCACGGATGTGGTCTCGCTCCTAGATGAGCTTGTTTTGAAAAACAAGCAGCGTGTCGAATACCTCGACGAGATGGCAAGCCGAGCACAGAAGACAATCTGGTATCCATTTACGCAGCACCACGGCATGGCGGCAAAGGATATCACTCCCATCGATTCCGCATACGATGATTTCTTCCAGACTTACGTGACTGCGGATCGTTCGGCACAACAAGGCAGACTCCAAGCCACGTTCGACGGATCCGCATCGTGGTGGACACAGGGACTCGGTCACGGAAATCCCGGCCTTGCTCTATCTGCTGCGTATGCCGCAGGACGTTACGGGCATGTAATGTTCCCCGGGAACATTCATGAGCCGGCTTTGGCGTTGGCGGAATCGCTCTTGAAGACTGTGGATAACCCTCGCCTACAGAAGGTCTTCTATACAGACAATGGCAGCACAGGTATGGAGGTAGCTCTCAAGATGGGCCTCCGCGCTGCGTGCGACCGGTATGGCTGGGATGCAAGCAAAGAACAGATCAACATTCTCGGCCTCAAAGGGAGCTACCATGGCGACACGATCGGGGTTATGGACTGCTCAGAGCCGTCGACCTACAATCAAAGAGTTGAGTGGTACAGAGGCCGGGGTCACTGGTTTGATTTCCCTCTGGTAAAGATGTCCCAAGGGGTCTGGCAGGTCGAGGTCCCCGCAACACTGCAAGCGTCGCTTGGCGGGAACCAGCAGTTCTCATCACTGGATGCAGTATTTGATGTAGAAAGCAGGGTCCGCTCGGATGCTGGACAGCGCTACAGGAAGTATATACTAGAGACCATTGAGCGCCTGGTTACtcaagaagggaagaagTTTGGCGCCCTAATTATGGAACCTATCATTCTAGGAGCCGGCGGAATGCTCTTCTG TGATCCCCTGTTCCAGCGATGCCTCGCCGATGTCGTCCGCGGTAAcccccagctcttcaacCGAGGCCGGTTGACAgaaccgcagccgcagacCGACCTCTCGTGGTCCGGTCTCCCCGTCATCTTTGACGAGGTTTTCACGGGCCTCTACCGTCTTGGCCGTAAATCCTCTGCGTCATTTCTAGGTGTCAACCCAGACATCGCTGTCAACGCAAAGCTCCTTACCGGAGGCCTGGTGCCGCTCTGCACTACCCTAGCCAGCAACGAAATCTTCAACGCGTTTACAAGCCCGGAGAAGCGAGATGCGCTCTTGCATGGGCACAGCTACACCGCGCATGCGGTCGGGTGCCAAGTAGCCCTTGATTCCCTTCGGACAATGAACAATATGGACGAGGACGGATCCTGGAACGACTTCAAGAACGACTGGAAACAACCCCATGCCGGCGACACCGCCCGGGTCTGGAGCGTCTGGTCCCACAAGCTGCTCCACAACCTTTCCCACGCCGAATCCGTCGATGGCGTCTTCGCTATTGGTAGCGTTCTCAGCATCTCTCTGAAAGATGCAGAGGGTGCAG GCTATACATCCACTGCGGCTAAGGGCCTTCAGACAAGATTAGCGGCTGGTGGGCCGCAGTTTAACGTCCACTCTCGGGTCCTCGGGAATGTGCTTTACTTGATGTCAAGCGTGACGTCCAAGCAGGAAACACTGCGGACAATTGAGGGCATCCTGCGCGAGGCGCTGCTGTAA